A window of the Methyloprofundus sp. genome harbors these coding sequences:
- a CDS encoding carbonic anhydrase — protein sequence MANVNTDKLLENNKLYAKGEQVHKAAHPGEQPINPARHVAVVACMDARLDVEDLLGLQTGDAHIIRNAGGVVTDDAIRCLVISHHLLNTNEIILIHHTRCGMLAFSDDLLKAGLEGDHAAVRLLGQATGRDFTSCNQSSSTPAQFHAFRGPLEALDSAPNDTQMERLSWDVRRSISRVMSHPWIPTEGPDASTVRGFIYDVDTGLLEEVSYPGDMGTFG from the coding sequence ATGGCCAATGTGAACACAGATAAACTGCTAGAAAACAACAAACTTTATGCAAAGGGTGAGCAAGTGCATAAGGCTGCCCATCCTGGAGAGCAGCCGATCAACCCAGCTAGACATGTCGCTGTTGTTGCCTGTATGGATGCTCGTCTTGATGTTGAGGACTTGCTGGGATTGCAAACCGGAGATGCACATATCATCCGTAATGCTGGGGGAGTAGTGACAGATGATGCAATCCGTTGCTTGGTTATCTCGCACCACTTGCTTAACACCAATGAAATCATCTTGATCCATCACACTCGCTGTGGCATGTTGGCTTTTAGTGATGACCTGCTTAAAGCGGGGCTGGAAGGTGATCATGCTGCTGTAAGACTTTTAGGACAGGCGACAGGCCGTGACTTCACTAGCTGTAATCAAAGCTCTTCGACACCTGCCCAGTTTCATGCTTTTCGTGGTCCACTAGAAGCACTTGATTCAGCGCCCAATGATACGCAAATGGAGCGTCTTAGCTGGGATGTCAGACGTTCGATTTCCAGAGTTATGTCACATCCGTGGATTCCTACCGAAGGCCCTGATGCTTCGACAGTACGAGGGTTTATTTATGATGTTGATACAGGTTTGCTTGAGGAAGTGAGCTATCCTGGAGATATGGGAACTTTTGGCTAA
- a CDS encoding glyceraldehyde 3-phosphate dehydrogenase: protein MTIKVGINGFGRMGRLSMRAAFDWDDIEIVHINDPAGKAETLAHLMMFDSVHGRWHHQVDYDADAIIINNKAIPCTQNTVTQDTDWSHCDVVIEASGKIKTKALLQAYLDQGVKRVVVTAPVKEDGVLNVVMGVNDGLYDKAIHPIVTAASCTTNCLAPVVKVIHEKIGLKHGSMTTIHDITNTQTILDAPHKDLRRARACGLSLIPTTTGSATAITHIFPELKGKLNGHAIRVPLANASLTDCVFELERETTAAAVNALFKMAAENELQGILGYEERPLVSVDYKTDPRSSIIDAPSTMVINGTQLKIYVWYDNEWGYANRTAELMAMVGRMDKA from the coding sequence ATGACGATTAAAGTAGGTATTAACGGCTTTGGCCGTATGGGACGCTTATCAATGCGTGCAGCATTTGATTGGGACGACATCGAAATTGTACACATTAATGACCCAGCTGGAAAAGCAGAAACACTGGCGCATTTAATGATGTTTGACTCAGTACATGGGCGTTGGCATCACCAGGTAGATTATGATGCAGATGCAATCATCATCAATAATAAAGCAATTCCTTGTACACAAAATACAGTAACTCAAGATACTGACTGGTCTCACTGTGATGTGGTCATTGAAGCATCGGGGAAAATAAAGACCAAAGCCTTATTACAAGCGTATTTAGATCAGGGTGTAAAACGGGTTGTTGTGACGGCACCTGTCAAAGAAGACGGTGTATTGAATGTTGTTATGGGTGTCAATGATGGTTTATATGATAAAGCGATTCATCCCATTGTAACCGCGGCTTCATGTACCACTAACTGCCTGGCACCAGTTGTGAAAGTTATTCATGAAAAAATAGGCCTTAAGCATGGTTCAATGACGACTATTCATGATATTACCAATACACAAACCATTCTGGATGCACCGCACAAAGATCTCCGTCGTGCTCGCGCCTGTGGTTTAAGTTTAATTCCCACCACAACAGGTTCTGCAACAGCGATTACCCATATTTTTCCTGAATTAAAAGGGAAGTTAAACGGCCACGCCATACGTGTCCCTTTGGCAAATGCATCATTGACTGATTGTGTGTTTGAGCTGGAACGGGAAACCACAGCAGCGGCAGTGAATGCATTATTTAAAATGGCTGCAGAAAATGAATTGCAGGGCATTTTGGGTTATGAAGAACGTCCATTGGTTTCAGTGGATTATAAAACCGACCCACGCTCTAGTATTATTGATGCCCCCTCAACCATGGTGATTAACGGCACTCAATTAAAGATTTATGTCTGGTATGACAATGAATGGGGTTATGCCAATCGAACCGCCGAATTAATGGCAATGGTCGGGCGCATGGATAAGGCATAA
- a CDS encoding ABC-2 type transport system ATP-binding protein yields the protein MIAAETEEVLAVAIKQLGKQFTIGKRVINALQAVSLMIRKGEVVGLIGPDGAGKTTLLRLVAGLLVPSKGTINVFGHDSVQQGDDIHRLCGYMPQRFGLYEDLSVTENLNLYADLHGVSLSVRQQRIEDLMHMTGLAPFTQRLAGRLSGGMKQKLGLACTLLSNPALLLLDEPSVGVDPVSRRELWSIIEQQVASQSMTVLLSTAYMDEAERCHQVVMLDEGELVDTNSPDYFKAKMQGHSYRVSHPELPNRLLQSQLIKQENIIDAVIQGEKVRIIHRHKALPVFTGTLEAADIEATPPRLEDAFINLLRERHPVAKLGTIEPSLKNSASITDGTMIHVEGVDRWFGDFQAVKKLNFSVKRGEIFGLLGANGAGKTTTFRMLCGLLPASNGQLRVAGVDIRRAAAKARSRIGYMSQKFSLYANLSVLQNLNFFSSAYGLSGQQREQRIQWALQQFELSVEQHSECTDLPLGYKQRLAMACALMHEPDILFLDEPTSGVDPLARREFWNRTNQLAASGVTVLVTTHFMEEAEYCDRLVIMVEGSILTTGTPAEIKRQVSTAAQPDPTMEEAFIQLVEARQ from the coding sequence ATGATAGCTGCTGAGACAGAGGAAGTATTAGCAGTTGCAATCAAACAGCTGGGCAAGCAGTTCACTATTGGGAAACGGGTCATTAATGCTTTACAGGCTGTTTCGCTTATGATTCGCAAAGGCGAAGTGGTTGGCTTGATAGGCCCTGATGGTGCTGGCAAGACGACCTTGCTACGTCTGGTAGCGGGGTTATTAGTCCCTAGCAAAGGCACAATAAACGTTTTTGGTCATGATAGTGTACAGCAGGGCGATGATATCCATCGCTTGTGTGGTTATATGCCACAGCGTTTTGGCTTGTATGAAGACCTGAGTGTTACAGAAAATCTTAATCTTTATGCTGATTTACACGGAGTGAGCCTCTCAGTTCGGCAGCAACGCATTGAGGATTTAATGCATATGACAGGTCTAGCTCCGTTTACACAGCGTCTGGCTGGGCGTTTGTCAGGTGGAATGAAACAAAAACTGGGGCTCGCTTGCACCTTACTTAGCAATCCTGCCTTGTTATTACTTGATGAACCGAGTGTCGGCGTTGATCCTGTTTCCAGAAGAGAGTTATGGAGCATTATTGAGCAACAGGTTGCAAGCCAGAGTATGACGGTTTTATTGAGTACCGCTTATATGGACGAGGCGGAACGCTGCCATCAAGTGGTGATGCTGGATGAAGGTGAGTTAGTGGATACTAACAGTCCGGATTATTTCAAAGCTAAAATGCAGGGACATAGTTATCGGGTTAGCCACCCCGAACTGCCTAACCGTCTGCTGCAAAGTCAGTTGATTAAACAAGAAAATATTATTGATGCGGTCATACAAGGTGAAAAAGTACGTATTATTCACCGTCATAAAGCTTTGCCCGTCTTCACTGGTACACTGGAAGCAGCCGATATTGAAGCAACACCCCCGCGTCTGGAAGATGCTTTTATTAATCTGTTGAGGGAGCGGCATCCTGTTGCAAAGCTGGGAACGATTGAGCCTTCTCTTAAAAACTCCGCTTCCATAACGGATGGCACGATGATTCATGTCGAAGGCGTTGATCGTTGGTTTGGTGATTTTCAAGCAGTTAAAAAGTTAAATTTTTCGGTTAAACGCGGGGAAATATTTGGTTTATTAGGGGCTAATGGCGCGGGTAAAACCACCACCTTTCGTATGCTATGCGGGTTGCTGCCTGCCAGCAATGGACAATTACGAGTCGCGGGTGTCGATATTCGGCGAGCAGCGGCTAAGGCTCGATCTCGTATAGGCTATATGTCACAAAAATTCTCCTTGTATGCCAATTTAAGTGTACTGCAAAACCTGAACTTTTTTAGCAGTGCTTATGGGTTGTCAGGGCAACAGCGTGAACAGCGAATACAATGGGCTTTACAGCAATTTGAACTGAGTGTTGAGCAGCATAGTGAATGTACAGACTTACCACTGGGCTATAAGCAGCGTCTGGCAATGGCCTGTGCCTTGATGCACGAGCCAGATATTCTGTTTCTTGATGAACCCACCTCGGGTGTAGACCCTTTAGCCAGACGAGAATTTTGGAATCGCACCAATCAACTTGCCGCCAGTGGCGTTACCGTGCTGGTGACCACGCATTTTATGGAGGAAGCGGAATATTGTGATCGTTTGGTAATTATGGTGGAAGGCAGTATTTTAACCACGGGGACACCCGCTGAAATCAAGCGGCAAGTCAGTACAGCAGCACAGCCTGATCCGACCATGGAAGAGGCCTTTATTCAGTTAGTCGAGGCGAGACAGTGA
- a CDS encoding HlyD family secretion protein: MIKKPLKFILVVLLVAGLATSIWYFNKSPATDQSSLALFGNIDIRQVQLAFHDAEHIATMTAKEGDRVKQGQLLATQDLDRFQYAIDFAEAKTDEQAQQVKRLVAGSRPEDIRKANADVKSAVAEVAFAKKELKRQQSLVKKKLTSIESVDRTRTDYATAQEKLHALKEQQALAIIGPREEDIAAAKALLKANESSLKLAKKAWKDGHLYAPTEGIIQDRILEPGDMADSHIPVYTLALVEPVWARVYVPENQLGKLKYGMPVQISTDSYANKSYQGWVGFISPTAEFTPKTVETPELRTHLVYQVRVFACNPQNELRLGMPVTVNIDLTAATDQQAKSNCHTQP; this comes from the coding sequence ATGATAAAAAAACCACTTAAATTTATTCTTGTTGTTCTTTTAGTCGCTGGTCTTGCCACGTCTATCTGGTATTTTAACAAGTCCCCGGCAACGGATCAATCTAGCCTGGCCTTGTTTGGCAATATTGATATTCGCCAAGTTCAACTGGCTTTTCATGATGCAGAACATATCGCAACGATGACGGCGAAAGAAGGTGACCGAGTTAAACAAGGTCAGTTATTGGCGACTCAGGATTTAGACCGTTTTCAGTATGCGATAGACTTTGCCGAGGCAAAAACCGATGAGCAAGCACAACAGGTAAAACGTTTGGTAGCGGGTTCACGCCCTGAAGATATTCGTAAAGCAAATGCAGATGTCAAATCGGCTGTTGCCGAGGTGGCTTTTGCTAAAAAAGAACTCAAACGCCAACAAAGTCTGGTGAAAAAGAAGCTCACTTCGATTGAGTCCGTTGACCGTACGCGTACAGACTATGCGACTGCCCAGGAAAAACTACATGCCTTAAAAGAACAACAGGCACTGGCAATTATAGGGCCGCGTGAAGAAGATATTGCCGCTGCAAAAGCCTTGTTAAAAGCGAATGAAAGCAGTCTTAAACTGGCTAAAAAAGCCTGGAAGGATGGTCATCTTTATGCGCCTACCGAAGGTATTATCCAGGATCGCATTCTGGAACCGGGTGATATGGCCGATAGTCACATACCCGTTTATACCCTGGCATTAGTCGAACCAGTCTGGGCGCGCGTTTATGTGCCTGAAAATCAGCTAGGCAAATTAAAATACGGTATGCCTGTACAGATCAGCACAGACAGCTATGCAAATAAATCGTATCAGGGCTGGGTAGGTTTTATTTCACCAACGGCTGAATTTACCCCTAAAACAGTCGAAACGCCTGAACTGCGTACTCATCTGGTTTATCAAGTGCGCGTGTTTGCCTGTAATCCACAAAATGAATTACGTCTGGGGATGCCTGTTACGGTTAATATTGACTTGACGGCAGCTACCGATCAGCAAGCAAAGTCTAACTGTCATACACAGCCATGA
- a CDS encoding arsenite transporter, protein MGIFERYLSIWVGLSIVLGVILGLWQADIFQIIADLEIAHVNIVVAVFIWVMIYPMMVQIDFSAIKDVGKNPKGLVLTVVINWLIKPFTMAALAWLFFDFLFADLVDANSAQEYIAGMILLGVAPCTAMVFVWSQLTHGDPNYTLIQVSVNDVIMIFAFAPISAFLLGVSDIQVPWETLLISVVLYVLLPLMAGVVTRKILNNGHAEQSLNHFLSILKPWSVIGLLATVVLLFGFQANTIVADPEIIGLIAIPLMMQTYGIFIIAYLAAKWMKLPHNIAAPACLIGTSNFFELAVAVAISLFGLHSGAALATVVGVLVEVPVMLSLVYLINHTQNWFGEPHV, encoded by the coding sequence ATGGGTATTTTTGAACGTTACTTATCTATCTGGGTCGGTTTAAGTATAGTACTGGGTGTGATTCTGGGCTTATGGCAAGCTGATATTTTTCAAATCATTGCTGACCTTGAAATTGCTCATGTTAATATCGTGGTCGCGGTTTTTATCTGGGTGATGATTTACCCTATGATGGTGCAAATTGATTTTTCAGCAATCAAAGATGTGGGAAAAAATCCTAAAGGACTCGTACTCACCGTGGTCATTAATTGGCTCATTAAACCTTTTACGATGGCTGCATTAGCCTGGCTATTTTTTGATTTTCTCTTTGCCGATTTAGTCGACGCTAACTCAGCACAAGAATACATTGCGGGTATGATTTTATTGGGTGTGGCACCTTGTACTGCCATGGTTTTTGTCTGGTCACAGTTAACCCATGGGGATCCTAATTACACTTTGATTCAAGTGTCTGTCAATGATGTGATTATGATCTTTGCCTTTGCTCCTATTTCTGCATTTTTACTCGGTGTTAGTGATATTCAGGTGCCTTGGGAAACATTGCTAATTTCTGTTGTACTGTATGTTTTATTACCTTTAATGGCTGGCGTTGTGACCCGAAAGATTCTCAATAACGGTCATGCAGAACAGTCATTAAATCATTTCTTGTCAATATTGAAACCTTGGTCAGTGATTGGCTTGTTAGCAACAGTCGTCTTACTATTTGGTTTTCAAGCCAACACGATTGTCGCTGACCCAGAAATTATTGGCTTAATTGCGATTCCCTTAATGATGCAAACCTATGGGATCTTTATTATTGCTTATTTGGCTGCGAAATGGATGAAACTGCCGCATAACATTGCCGCTCCTGCCTGTTTAATAGGAACCTCTAACTTTTTTGAATTAGCTGTTGCCGTCGCTATTTCACTTTTTGGTCTACATTCAGGGGCAGCTTTGGCGACTGTGGTCGGGGTACTTGTTGAAGTCCCTGTTATGTTGTCTTTGGTTTACCTTATTAATCATACCCAAAATTGGTTTGGAGAACCCCATGTTTGA
- a CDS encoding ABC-2 type transport system permease protein, with product MNERHINKSMRLKGLIIKEFLQIWRDPSSLAIAFVMPVFLLLLFGYGVSLDAKHVPIGWVIDKSTPETTSFTAAFERSEYFNNHHYTHMGAAKQAMQQRKIHAIIHLRANFSRELFKQNSPSIQVIVDGVDANTARLISGYIQAAWNEWLTHLAQTRGIPLAYPVIAEQRIWYNSAILSKDYLVPGLIAVIMTLIGALLTALVMAREWERGTLEAMIATPVTMREVLAGKLIPYYLLGMGGMLLSIAMAVFLFDVPLRGSFWVLLLTGSLFMLVALGMGLVISIVTKNQFVAGQVAIIATFLPAFILSGFIFDIDSMPFAIQAFTYLVAARYFVAILQTVFLTGNVWAIILPNAAALLLMAVLFFILAMKKAPKRLE from the coding sequence ATGAACGAGCGTCATATTAACAAGTCTATGCGCCTGAAAGGTCTGATTATCAAAGAATTCCTACAAATCTGGCGTGATCCGAGCAGCCTAGCCATTGCTTTTGTTATGCCAGTGTTTCTGTTATTACTATTCGGCTACGGGGTGTCGCTGGATGCTAAGCATGTTCCCATCGGCTGGGTAATCGACAAAAGCACACCTGAAACGACAAGTTTTACAGCGGCTTTTGAGCGTTCCGAGTATTTTAATAACCATCATTACACGCATATGGGCGCTGCAAAACAGGCAATGCAACAGAGAAAAATCCATGCCATTATTCACCTGAGAGCGAATTTTAGTCGTGAATTATTTAAACAAAATTCTCCCAGTATTCAGGTGATTGTCGATGGCGTGGATGCAAATACCGCACGCTTAATTTCAGGTTATATTCAAGCTGCTTGGAATGAATGGCTGACGCATCTGGCACAAACGCGCGGCATCCCCTTGGCATATCCTGTAATCGCCGAACAGCGGATCTGGTATAATAGTGCCATTCTCAGTAAAGACTATCTGGTGCCAGGTCTGATCGCAGTGATTATGACCTTAATCGGTGCCTTATTAACGGCGCTGGTGATGGCACGTGAATGGGAGCGGGGTACCCTGGAAGCCATGATTGCCACCCCGGTGACCATGCGTGAAGTGCTGGCTGGAAAATTGATTCCCTATTATTTGCTGGGCATGGGCGGTATGTTGCTGTCTATTGCGATGGCAGTCTTTCTGTTTGATGTGCCCTTGCGGGGTTCGTTCTGGGTGTTATTGCTGACGGGTAGCTTATTTATGTTGGTTGCTCTGGGGATGGGGCTGGTCATTTCCATTGTGACTAAAAACCAGTTCGTTGCTGGGCAAGTTGCCATTATTGCGACTTTTCTACCTGCTTTTATATTATCTGGTTTTATTTTTGATATAGACAGTATGCCATTCGCTATACAGGCTTTTACTTATCTGGTTGCGGCGCGTTATTTTGTGGCGATTTTACAAACCGTCTTTTTGACGGGTAATGTGTGGGCGATTATTTTGCCGAATGCAGCGGCTTTGTTATTAATGGCTGTCCTGTTTTTCATATTGGCGATGAAAAAAGCCCCTAAACGTCTGGAGTAA
- a CDS encoding ABC-2 type transport system permease protein — translation MWAMIYALLIKEFLAILKDKKSRFVLIGPPIIQLFVFGYGASFDLNHVPIAVYNEDQSIASRDFISHITASPAFTQVLTMTHHEQIAPALDEQKVLAVLHLGPHFSRDLYTGRQAASVQILIDGRNSNSALIALNYMQSILAKFNLDWAKQHQQSLPPAQLKIRAWFNPDLASRWFIVPGIVGLLTLVVTIIVTALSIAREREQGTFDQLLVTPLTPLQILLGKAIPGLIIGVVEASFITLMAVLWFKIPLLGSLLALYIGIILFVFAIIGVGLMISSLSVTQQQGLLGGFLFIVPAIILSGFATPIANMPVWVQQFTLINPLRYFLIIVRGVFLEGFSVADLLDQFWPLVIIGMITLSCAGWLFRRRMY, via the coding sequence ATGTGGGCAATGATTTACGCATTACTGATTAAAGAATTCTTAGCGATTTTAAAAGACAAGAAAAGTCGTTTTGTCTTGATTGGTCCCCCTATTATTCAGCTTTTTGTCTTTGGTTATGGTGCTAGCTTTGATCTTAATCATGTGCCTATTGCAGTCTATAATGAAGACCAGAGTATCGCCTCCAGAGATTTTATCAGTCACATTACCGCTTCGCCTGCCTTTACCCAAGTTTTAACTATGACGCATCATGAACAGATTGCGCCTGCTCTGGATGAACAAAAGGTGCTGGCTGTGCTACATCTCGGGCCACACTTTAGTCGCGATTTATATACGGGACGACAAGCCGCCTCGGTACAAATTCTGATTGATGGTCGTAATTCAAATAGTGCACTCATTGCTCTGAACTATATGCAAAGCATTCTGGCAAAATTTAATCTGGACTGGGCGAAACAGCATCAGCAATCATTACCCCCAGCACAACTAAAAATTCGCGCCTGGTTTAATCCTGATCTTGCCAGTCGCTGGTTTATCGTGCCAGGTATTGTTGGTTTGTTAACACTAGTGGTCACCATTATCGTAACAGCACTTTCAATTGCCAGAGAACGGGAACAGGGTACTTTTGACCAGCTTTTAGTTACACCATTGACCCCTTTGCAGATCTTGCTGGGCAAAGCGATCCCCGGCTTAATTATCGGCGTAGTAGAGGCCTCATTTATTACCCTGATGGCAGTACTCTGGTTTAAAATTCCCTTACTGGGTAGTCTGCTTGCCCTGTATATCGGCATTATTTTATTTGTCTTTGCTATTATTGGTGTGGGATTGATGATTTCCTCGCTGTCTGTGACACAGCAACAAGGCTTGCTGGGCGGTTTCTTATTTATCGTACCTGCCATTATTCTATCTGGCTTCGCAACACCGATTGCGAATATGCCTGTCTGGGTTCAGCAGTTTACCTTGATTAACCCTTTGCGTTATTTTCTGATTATTGTGCGCGGGGTATTTCTTGAGGGCTTTTCAGTGGCTGACCTGCTGGATCAATTTTGGCCTTTGGTGATTATTGGCATGATAACCTTGAGTTGTGCGGGGTGGTTATTTCGGCGGCGAATGTATTAA
- a CDS encoding ArsR family transcriptional regulator, arsenate/arsenite/antimonite-responsive transcriptional repressor, with product MISPTQFFKCLSDDTRLRCITLLQKEGKLCVCELTAALDLSQPKISRHLASLRQCGLLQDSREGQWVYYQINPKLPDWATPLLNNALVAVECTDTFRIDRERLQQMQNRPDFTGYC from the coding sequence ATGATATCACCTACACAATTTTTTAAATGTCTGTCCGATGATACGCGCTTGCGTTGTATTACACTATTGCAGAAAGAAGGTAAACTCTGTGTTTGTGAATTAACAGCGGCACTGGACTTGTCGCAACCTAAAATATCGCGTCATCTGGCATCCCTAAGACAATGTGGTTTGTTACAGGACAGCCGGGAAGGTCAATGGGTCTATTATCAGATTAACCCTAAATTACCTGACTGGGCGACTCCTCTGTTAAATAATGCTTTAGTTGCCGTAGAATGCACTGACACATTTAGAATAGACAGGGAGCGCCTACAACAAATGCAAAATCGGCCAGATTTTACAGGGTATTGTTAG